One Deinococcus grandis DNA window includes the following coding sequences:
- the efp gene encoding elongation factor P, protein MISVTELRNGTKVEMDGGLWECLEYSHLKMGRGGAKVVTKFRNMESGSIVDRTFNSGEKLQDIYVEGKKMQYLYPDGEDYVFMDLDTFDQITLGKTLVSDASKFMKENTEVEVAMYGEKPLSITLPNQVILKIVQTDPGVRGDTVSGGTKPATLETGAVVQVPLFVEQDTNVKVDTRTGQYLSRA, encoded by the coding sequence ATGATCAGTGTGACTGAACTGCGTAACGGCACGAAAGTGGAGATGGACGGCGGCCTCTGGGAGTGCCTGGAGTACTCGCACCTCAAGATGGGCCGCGGCGGCGCGAAGGTCGTCACGAAGTTCCGCAACATGGAAAGCGGCTCGATCGTGGACCGCACCTTCAACAGCGGCGAGAAGCTGCAGGACATCTACGTGGAAGGCAAGAAGATGCAGTACCTCTACCCCGACGGTGAGGACTACGTGTTCATGGACCTGGACACCTTCGACCAGATCACGCTGGGCAAGACCCTGGTCAGCGACGCCTCGAAGTTCATGAAGGAGAACACCGAGGTGGAAGTCGCCATGTACGGCGAGAAGCCCCTGAGCATCACGCTGCCCAACCAGGTCATCCTGAAGATCGTGCAGACCGACCCCGGCGTGCGCGGCGACACCGTGTCCGGCGGCACCAAGCCCGCCACGCTGGAGACCGGCGCCGTGGTGCAGGTGCCCCTGTTCGTCGAGCAGGACACCAACGTGAAGGTGGACACCCGCACGGGTCAGTACCTCAGCCGCGCGTAA
- a CDS encoding tetratricopeptide repeat-containing diguanylate cyclase, whose translation MDLPPHLHPFEALLPQEPGPARVDALLALSADPHPLPEQVALAGQARALAASLNDPARTARAELRLGTLQGGPEALEQVRSAARRFEQLRDAPQELACAVREAALLDDPLARLPALLRAAALAAETPHPLTELAVQVQLGTLLRDLGSAAQAAAAFTRATELAATHDARAQATGALLGLGELHLDAGDAQAALEPLRAAGHLTHGEGTAAQARALGGLGRAYAAQGDPARAARFLDAALPLAERHGEPALLAGLLDARAATHDAQGQPGEAHALLRRSLTLTEQDSPGAHGRTLLALAAHLAAQGRAAPARETLVWALRFDLDHGQGDLSAAAHLALADLAEAQGDPAETAAQLRAWATGLDAQRRRDAAARDAQVQEATYAAREALAQRAARRDTLHLLEGTVQDASTRLAAMQVMLERWRGTSMLDTESGAHSRPFGLEVLTLHFNRCVRLRAPLSLAVVGVEVHAPPTDGPADLFVSNVLSAVSRVLEGQVRAMDTVARFDRFKFMVIFPETAPDGATHPLERVIEQVRTYDWGVPGMQGAVSVGVGLVGRGFVQGVNLLIDAADAEYYRARRQGPNTLSITR comes from the coding sequence ATGGATCTCCCGCCCCACCTGCACCCCTTCGAGGCGCTGCTGCCCCAGGAACCCGGCCCGGCGCGGGTGGACGCGCTGCTGGCCCTGTCCGCCGATCCTCACCCCCTGCCGGAACAGGTGGCGCTGGCCGGGCAGGCCCGCGCGCTGGCCGCCAGCCTGAACGACCCCGCCCGCACCGCCCGCGCCGAACTGCGCCTGGGTACCCTGCAGGGCGGTCCGGAGGCGCTGGAGCAGGTCCGGTCGGCCGCCCGGCGGTTCGAGCAGCTGCGGGACGCGCCGCAGGAACTCGCCTGCGCGGTCCGCGAGGCGGCGCTGCTGGACGACCCGCTCGCGCGGCTCCCGGCGCTGCTGCGCGCCGCCGCGCTGGCCGCCGAGACCCCGCACCCCCTGACCGAACTGGCCGTGCAGGTGCAGCTGGGGACGCTGCTGCGCGACCTGGGCAGCGCCGCGCAGGCCGCCGCGGCGTTCACGCGCGCCACCGAACTGGCCGCCACGCACGACGCGCGCGCGCAGGCGACCGGGGCGCTGCTGGGCCTGGGTGAACTGCACCTGGACGCCGGGGACGCGCAGGCGGCGCTGGAGCCGCTGCGCGCGGCCGGGCACCTGACGCACGGCGAGGGCACCGCCGCGCAGGCCCGCGCGCTGGGCGGCCTGGGCCGCGCGTACGCCGCGCAGGGGGACCCGGCGCGCGCCGCGCGGTTCCTGGACGCGGCGCTGCCGCTGGCCGAACGTCACGGCGAGCCCGCGCTGCTCGCGGGCCTGCTGGACGCCCGCGCCGCCACGCACGACGCGCAGGGCCAGCCGGGCGAGGCGCACGCCCTGCTGCGCCGCAGCCTCACGCTGACCGAGCAGGACTCGCCCGGCGCGCACGGGCGGACGCTGCTGGCGCTGGCCGCGCACCTCGCCGCGCAGGGCCGCGCCGCGCCGGCGCGCGAGACGCTGGTCTGGGCGCTGCGCTTCGACCTGGACCACGGGCAGGGTGACCTGAGCGCCGCGGCGCACCTGGCACTGGCGGACCTCGCCGAGGCGCAGGGCGACCCGGCCGAGACGGCCGCGCAGCTGCGCGCCTGGGCGACCGGTCTGGACGCGCAGCGCCGCCGGGACGCCGCGGCGCGGGACGCGCAGGTGCAGGAGGCGACCTACGCCGCGCGTGAGGCGCTCGCGCAGCGCGCCGCGCGGCGAGACACGCTGCACCTCCTGGAGGGCACCGTGCAGGACGCCAGTACCCGCCTGGCCGCGATGCAGGTCATGCTGGAACGCTGGCGCGGCACGTCCATGCTGGACACCGAGAGCGGCGCGCACTCGCGGCCGTTCGGGCTGGAGGTCCTGACGCTGCACTTCAACCGCTGCGTGCGCCTGCGCGCCCCGCTGAGCCTCGCGGTGGTGGGGGTGGAGGTCCACGCGCCGCCCACCGACGGCCCGGCGGACCTGTTCGTCAGCAACGTCCTGAGTGCCGTGAGTCGCGTGCTGGAGGGGCAGGTGCGGGCGATGGACACGGTCGCGCGCTTCGACCGGTTCAAGTTCATGGTGATCTTCCCCGAGACGGCGCCGGACGGCGCGACGCACCCGCTGGAACGGGTGATCGAGCAGGTCCGCACGTACGACTGGGGCGTGCCGGGCATGCAGGGGGCGGTCAGCGTCGGGGTGGGGCTGGTGGGGCGCGGGTTCGTGCAGGGCGTGAACCTGCTGATCGACGCGGCGGACGCCGAGTACTACCGCGCGCGGCGGCAGGGGCCGAACACCCTGAGCATCACCCGGTAG
- a CDS encoding 50S ribosomal protein L25/general stress protein Ctc gives MELNAKPRKSQEKLAEGLIPAVAYNKEKNVSFTIDKKAFDRAFRQTSTTGLFDITIEGGETFPALVKTVQMDKRKRTPIHVDFYMVTYGEPVEVNVPVHTKGKSQGEVMGGLVDIVVHNLSVIAPGPRRIPQELVVDVTKLNIGDHVTAGQVKLPDGVKLAGDAEQVVISVLPPRLSEGEAAAEQQAAQVAGLVAAGEISEEAAAAILEGDATVEEAKADAAGETEGDAESTEEKSEE, from the coding sequence ATGGAACTGAACGCCAAACCCCGCAAGAGCCAGGAAAAGCTCGCTGAAGGCCTGATCCCCGCCGTCGCCTACAACAAGGAGAAGAACGTCTCCTTCACGATCGACAAGAAGGCCTTCGACCGCGCCTTCCGCCAGACCAGCACCACCGGCCTGTTCGACATCACCATCGAAGGCGGCGAGACCTTCCCCGCGCTCGTCAAGACCGTGCAGATGGACAAGCGCAAGCGCACCCCCATCCACGTGGACTTCTACATGGTCACCTACGGTGAACCCGTCGAAGTGAACGTCCCCGTGCACACCAAGGGCAAGAGCCAGGGCGAAGTCATGGGCGGCCTCGTGGACATCGTCGTTCACAACCTGAGCGTCATCGCTCCCGGCCCCCGCCGCATCCCCCAGGAACTCGTCGTGGACGTCACCAAGCTGAACATCGGTGACCACGTCACCGCCGGTCAGGTCAAGCTGCCCGACGGCGTGAAGCTCGCCGGTGACGCCGAGCAGGTCGTCATCAGCGTCCTGCCGCCCCGCCTCAGCGAAGGCGAAGCCGCCGCCGAGCAGCAGGCCGCCCAGGTGGCCGGTCTGGTCGCCGCTGGCGAGATCAGCGAGGAAGCCGCCGCCGCGATCCTCGAAGGCGACGCCACCGTCGAGGAAGCCAAGGCCGACGCCGCGGGCGAGACCGAAGGCGACGCCGAGAGCACCGAAGAGAAGAGCGAAGAGTAA
- a CDS encoding GNAT family N-acetyltransferase, giving the protein MTDTVRIEPLGDAPATLDALSDLLIATVAAGGSVSFMHPLAPTQARAFWAGSLTAAARGERVVLGAWQGARLLSTVTLILDCPPNQPHRAEIAKMMTAPDARGRGLALTLLREAEALARTHGRTLLVLDTASEGGASGLYERAGYMFAGEIPGYALKPHGGLTGTRLYYRRL; this is encoded by the coding sequence ATGACCGACACCGTCCGTATCGAGCCGCTGGGTGACGCGCCCGCCACCCTGGACGCCCTGAGCGACCTGCTGATCGCCACCGTCGCCGCCGGGGGCTCGGTCAGTTTCATGCACCCTCTGGCCCCCACGCAGGCCCGCGCGTTCTGGGCGGGTTCGCTGACGGCCGCCGCGCGCGGCGAACGCGTCGTGCTGGGCGCGTGGCAGGGCGCGAGGCTGCTCTCGACCGTCACGCTGATCCTCGACTGCCCGCCCAACCAGCCGCACCGCGCCGAGATCGCCAAGATGATGACCGCCCCGGACGCGCGCGGGCGCGGGCTGGCCCTGACCCTGCTGCGCGAGGCCGAGGCCCTGGCCCGCACGCACGGCCGCACCCTGCTCGTGCTGGACACCGCCAGCGAGGGCGGCGCGTCGGGCCTGTACGAACGCGCCGGGTACATGTTCGCCGGGGAGATCCCAGGATACGCCCTGAAACCCCACGGGGGCCTGACCGGCACGCGCCTGTACTACCGGCGGCTCTGA
- the acs gene encoding acetate--CoA ligase, whose product MTQTPTQPSDHPASDHIDAMLHENRVIEPSAAFRAQARVTREDYERRYRQSLDDPDTFWSEVAGELHWFSPWTQVLDWQPPHAQWFVGGQTNIAFNALDRNVARGLGGKTAIIWEAEDGEVRTYTYAELLREVKKAANALTDLGVQPGDRVTLYLPLTPEAAIAMLACARIGAVHSVVFGGFSVSALADRINDAQSKVLITADAGQRRGSLVNLKANADEAARLTPSLEKILVVCRADCDAPMQEGRDVWWHDALNAASDEHDALPVDSEHPLFVLYTSGSTGKPKGVQHTTGGYMIGTYLTTQTIFDLRDDDIYWCTADVGWITGHSYSVYGPLLNGATVLMYEGAPNHPDWGRFWQLIQKHRVTILYTAPTAIRSFMRQGDAIPAAYDLGSLRLLGSVGEPINPEAWMWYWRTIGGERCPVVDTWWQTETGSIMLTTLPGAHASKPGSAGLPMFGVDPAIMTHQGEELGPDDGGLLVIKRPWPSMLRTVYGDDERYRKTYWGEIDGVYFAGDGARRDADGYVTVIGRVDDVLNVSGHRLGTMEIESALVAHASVAEAAVVGKPDDVKGESVVAFVLPQSGFTVDPKELRAHVSREIGALARPDAIYVADALPKTRSGKIMRRFLRQIAAGKAIQGDTSTLEDPGVLDRLAATPPV is encoded by the coding sequence ATGACCCAGACTCCCACCCAGCCCAGCGACCACCCGGCCAGCGACCATATCGACGCGATGCTCCACGAGAACCGCGTGATCGAGCCCAGCGCCGCCTTCCGCGCGCAGGCCCGCGTGACCCGCGAGGACTACGAGCGCCGCTACCGCCAGAGCCTCGACGACCCCGACACCTTCTGGTCGGAAGTCGCCGGGGAACTCCACTGGTTCAGCCCCTGGACGCAGGTGCTCGACTGGCAGCCCCCCCACGCGCAGTGGTTCGTGGGCGGCCAGACGAACATCGCCTTCAACGCCCTGGACCGCAACGTCGCGCGCGGCCTGGGCGGCAAGACCGCGATCATCTGGGAAGCCGAGGACGGCGAGGTCCGCACCTACACCTACGCTGAACTCCTGCGCGAGGTGAAGAAGGCCGCGAACGCCCTGACCGACCTGGGCGTGCAGCCCGGCGACCGCGTCACCCTCTACCTGCCCCTGACGCCCGAGGCGGCCATCGCCATGCTCGCCTGCGCCCGCATCGGCGCGGTGCACTCCGTGGTGTTCGGCGGGTTCTCGGTCAGCGCGCTGGCCGACCGCATCAACGACGCGCAGAGCAAGGTGCTGATCACCGCCGACGCCGGGCAGCGGCGCGGGTCACTCGTGAACCTCAAGGCGAACGCCGACGAGGCCGCCAGACTCACCCCCAGCCTGGAGAAGATCCTCGTGGTGTGCCGCGCCGACTGCGACGCCCCCATGCAGGAGGGCCGCGACGTCTGGTGGCACGACGCCCTGAACGCCGCCAGCGACGAGCACGACGCCCTGCCCGTGGACAGCGAACACCCGCTGTTCGTGCTGTACACCTCGGGCAGCACCGGCAAACCCAAGGGCGTGCAGCACACCACCGGCGGGTACATGATCGGCACGTACCTCACCACCCAGACCATCTTCGACCTGCGCGACGACGATATCTACTGGTGCACCGCCGACGTCGGCTGGATCACCGGCCACAGCTACAGCGTGTACGGCCCCCTCCTGAACGGCGCGACCGTCCTCATGTACGAGGGCGCGCCCAACCACCCCGACTGGGGCCGCTTCTGGCAGCTGATCCAGAAGCACCGCGTCACGATCCTGTACACCGCGCCCACCGCCATCCGCTCCTTCATGCGCCAGGGCGACGCCATCCCCGCCGCGTACGACCTGGGCAGCCTGCGCCTGCTCGGTTCGGTCGGGGAACCCATCAATCCCGAAGCGTGGATGTGGTACTGGCGCACCATCGGCGGCGAACGCTGCCCCGTCGTGGACACCTGGTGGCAGACCGAGACCGGCAGCATCATGCTCACCACCCTGCCCGGCGCGCACGCCAGCAAACCCGGCAGCGCGGGCCTCCCCATGTTCGGCGTGGACCCCGCCATCATGACCCACCAGGGCGAGGAACTCGGGCCCGACGACGGCGGCCTGCTCGTCATCAAACGCCCCTGGCCCAGCATGCTGCGCACCGTGTACGGCGACGACGAGCGCTACCGCAAGACCTACTGGGGCGAGATCGACGGCGTGTACTTCGCCGGGGACGGCGCCCGCCGCGACGCCGACGGCTACGTCACCGTCATCGGCCGCGTGGACGACGTCCTGAACGTCAGCGGCCACCGCCTGGGCACCATGGAGATCGAATCCGCCCTCGTCGCCCACGCCAGCGTCGCCGAGGCCGCCGTGGTCGGCAAGCCCGACGACGTGAAGGGCGAGAGCGTCGTCGCGTTCGTGCTCCCTCAGAGCGGCTTCACGGTCGACCCCAAGGAACTGCGCGCCCACGTCAGCCGCGAGATCGGCGCGCTCGCCCGCCCCGACGCCATCTACGTCGCCGACGCGCTCCCCAAGACCCGCAGCGGGAAGATCATGCGCCGCTTCCTGCGGCAGATCGCCGCCGGAAAGGCCATCCAGGGCGACACCAGCACCCTGGAAGACCCCGGCGTGCTCGACCGGCTGGCCGCCACCCCACCCGTGTAA
- a CDS encoding class I SAM-dependent methyltransferase, translating to MLLDALSLSPTLDVLDVGAGDGRLVRELARRGHAGRVVGVDPTPGPDVQPAHAEALPFPDASFDVVLFARVLAHLPDPARALAEARRVLRPGGQVWAAAHGPAHLRSTWAALGQSLPPGDAPPESASTVTCPLTVTADDARFMLGTYAKEAEVPPHLFPVQDAAQLLVWCLNP from the coding sequence GTGCTGCTGGACGCGCTGAGCCTCTCCCCTACCCTGGACGTGCTGGATGTGGGCGCGGGGGACGGTCGGCTGGTGCGCGAGCTGGCGCGGCGGGGGCACGCGGGCCGGGTGGTGGGGGTCGATCCCACGCCGGGGCCGGACGTGCAGCCCGCGCACGCGGAGGCGCTCCCGTTCCCGGACGCGAGCTTCGACGTGGTGCTGTTCGCGCGGGTCCTGGCGCACCTGCCCGATCCGGCGCGGGCGCTGGCGGAGGCACGGCGCGTCCTGCGGCCCGGCGGACAGGTGTGGGCGGCGGCGCACGGTCCGGCGCACCTGCGGTCCACCTGGGCGGCCCTGGGGCAGTCCCTCCCACCGGGGGACGCGCCGCCGGAATCCGCGTCGACCGTCACCTGCCCGCTCACGGTGACCGCTGACGACGCCCGGTTCATGCTCGGCACGTATGCCAAAGAGGCGGAGGTTCCCCCCCACCTCTTCCCCGTTCAGGACGCCGCGCAGTTGCTGGTCTGGTGCCTGAACCCGTGA
- the accC gene encoding acetyl-CoA carboxylase biotin carboxylase subunit, whose translation MFKKILIANRGEIALRVIRTAREMGVKTVVVYSTADEKSLPVLLADESVCVGPPASNQSYLNIPNILSAALMTGAEGIHPGYGFMAENPDFAEMCREHGITFIGPTPESMRALGSKAGGREIAAMSNVPVVPGTGVLDTVDDALLAAKQIGYPVLLKASAGGGGRGQKVIRTQEELAKGFAQAQEEARLYFGDPAIIMEKFLEEFRHVEVQVMGDGQGHVIHIGERDCSIQRRNQKLIEEAPSTLPDTLRQEILAAGVRLAKHVNYAGAGTLEFIVDRDGNYYFMEMNTRIQVEHCVSEEISGLDFVKLQLEIAAGYGLKLQQEDVVLRGHAIECRLNAEDPDKDFRPAAGKIDDVHFAGGPGVRVDSHCYTGYVIPPHYDSLIGKLIVHHDTREQAIARMKRALEETVIQGPKTTIPLYVKIMDNPFYKRGAVMTNFLKTRMEM comes from the coding sequence ATGTTCAAGAAGATCCTGATCGCCAACCGTGGCGAGATTGCCCTGCGCGTCATCCGGACGGCGCGGGAAATGGGCGTGAAGACGGTCGTGGTGTACTCCACGGCGGACGAGAAGAGCCTGCCGGTGCTGCTGGCGGACGAATCGGTGTGCGTGGGTCCGCCCGCCAGTAACCAGTCGTACCTGAACATCCCGAACATCCTGTCGGCGGCGCTGATGACGGGCGCGGAGGGCATTCACCCCGGCTACGGGTTCATGGCGGAGAACCCGGATTTCGCGGAGATGTGCCGCGAGCACGGCATCACGTTCATCGGGCCGACGCCCGAGAGCATGCGTGCCCTGGGCAGCAAGGCTGGGGGCCGCGAGATCGCCGCGATGAGCAATGTCCCGGTCGTGCCGGGCACCGGCGTGCTGGACACGGTGGACGACGCGCTGCTGGCCGCGAAGCAGATCGGGTACCCGGTGCTGCTCAAGGCCAGCGCGGGCGGCGGCGGGCGCGGGCAGAAGGTCATCCGCACGCAGGAGGAACTCGCCAAGGGCTTCGCGCAGGCGCAGGAGGAAGCGCGCCTGTACTTCGGTGATCCGGCGATCATCATGGAGAAGTTCCTGGAGGAATTCCGGCACGTCGAGGTGCAGGTCATGGGCGACGGGCAGGGCCACGTCATCCACATCGGCGAGCGCGACTGCTCCATCCAGCGGCGCAATCAGAAACTGATCGAGGAGGCGCCCAGCACCCTGCCGGACACGCTGCGTCAGGAGATCCTCGCGGCGGGCGTGCGCCTCGCGAAGCACGTGAACTACGCCGGGGCGGGCACGCTGGAGTTCATCGTGGACCGCGACGGGAACTACTACTTCATGGAGATGAACACCCGCATCCAGGTGGAACACTGCGTCTCCGAGGAGATCTCGGGCCTGGACTTCGTGAAGCTGCAGCTGGAGATCGCCGCCGGGTACGGCCTGAAACTCCAGCAGGAGGACGTGGTGCTGCGCGGGCACGCCATCGAGTGCCGCCTGAACGCCGAGGATCCCGACAAGGACTTCCGCCCGGCCGCCGGGAAGATCGACGACGTGCACTTCGCGGGCGGACCCGGCGTGCGCGTGGACAGCCACTGCTACACCGGCTACGTGATCCCCCCGCACTACGACAGCCTGATCGGCAAGCTGATCGTCCACCACGACACGCGCGAGCAGGCGATTGCCCGCATGAAGCGCGCGCTGGAAGAGACGGTCATCCAGGGACCCAAAACCACCATCCCGCTGTACGTGAAGATCATGGACAACCCTTTCTACAAGCGCGGCGCGGTCATGACGAACTTCCTGAAGACGCGGATGGAAATGTAG
- the accB gene encoding acetyl-CoA carboxylase biotin carboxyl carrier protein → MNPNDLKQILDALTYADVREFSLRTGSFDLSLKRGPQAFAAPTPMPTPGPAPVAAPMPAPAFAPMPAPAMPAHAAPAPQVQDSAPAAPAQAAAPAPAAEVPAEKPASKGTPVKAPIVGTFYASSSPDAAPYVKVGDTVAAGQVLCIIEAMKLMNEIEAEQGGTIREILVKNAEPVEYGQTLFIIE, encoded by the coding sequence ATGAACCCGAACGACCTGAAACAGATTCTCGATGCCCTCACGTACGCCGACGTGCGCGAATTCAGCCTGCGCACCGGCAGCTTCGACCTGAGCCTCAAACGCGGCCCGCAGGCCTTCGCCGCTCCCACCCCCATGCCCACCCCCGGCCCCGCCCCGGTCGCGGCCCCCATGCCCGCCCCCGCGTTCGCGCCCATGCCCGCGCCCGCCATGCCTGCACACGCCGCGCCCGCCCCCCAGGTGCAGGACAGCGCCCCCGCCGCGCCCGCACAGGCCGCTGCCCCCGCGCCCGCCGCTGAAGTGCCCGCCGAGAAACCCGCCAGCAAGGGCACGCCCGTCAAGGCCCCCATCGTCGGCACCTTCTATGCGTCCAGCAGCCCCGACGCCGCCCCCTACGTGAAGGTCGGCGATACCGTCGCCGCCGGGCAGGTGCTGTGCATCATCGAGGCGATGAAACTGATGAACGAGATCGAAGCCGAGCAGGGCGGCACCATCCGCGAGATCCTCGTGAAGAACGCCGAACCCGTCGAGTACGGCCAGACCCTCTTCATCATTGAATGA
- a CDS encoding helix-turn-helix domain-containing protein: protein MTTISNSPGVTAEQAAGRLARQITAEREARGWTQATLAGRAGVSKAAVSRIERGEMSPTAVTLLRLAGAFDLTLAGLLLRAEGGGGGREHERLSRAAQQPGWRDPDTGYTRRQLFAAPTHPLEAVQVTLPAGASVTLPAGSYAHIVQVLWVQSGELRLTEHRAPDLTWMLAEGDCLGFGTPCDVTFENPGTQPCTYAVFLARR, encoded by the coding sequence ATGACCACGATCAGCAACTCACCGGGTGTCACGGCCGAGCAGGCGGCCGGACGGCTGGCCCGGCAGATCACCGCCGAGCGGGAGGCGCGCGGCTGGACGCAGGCGACCCTGGCGGGGCGCGCCGGGGTGTCGAAGGCCGCCGTGAGCCGCATCGAGCGCGGTGAGATGAGCCCCACCGCCGTCACGCTGCTGCGCCTCGCCGGGGCGTTCGACCTGACCCTGGCCGGTCTGCTCCTGCGCGCCGAGGGGGGTGGCGGGGGGCGCGAGCACGAACGCCTGTCGCGCGCCGCGCAGCAGCCCGGGTGGCGTGACCCCGACACCGGCTACACCCGCCGCCAGCTGTTCGCCGCGCCCACGCACCCGCTGGAGGCCGTGCAGGTCACCCTCCCGGCCGGGGCGAGCGTCACGCTGCCTGCCGGTTCATACGCGCACATTGTGCAGGTGCTGTGGGTGCAGTCGGGTGAACTGCGCCTGACCGAGCACCGCGCGCCCGACCTGACCTGGATGCTGGCGGAGGGCGACTGCCTGGGCTTCGGGACGCCCTGCGACGTGACCTTCGAGAATCCTGGCACTCAGCCCTGCACGTACGCCGTCTTTCTCGCCCGGAGGTAA